The Urocitellus parryii isolate mUroPar1 chromosome 6, mUroPar1.hap1, whole genome shotgun sequence genome includes a window with the following:
- the Psmc1 gene encoding 26S proteasome regulatory subunit 4 isoform X2 translates to MGQSQSGGHGPGGGKKDDKDKKKKYEPPVPTRVGKKKKKTKGPDAASKLPLVTPHTQCRLKLLKLERIKDYLLMEEEFIRNQEQMKPLEEKQEEERSKVDDLRGTPMSVGTLEEIIDDNHAIVSTSVGSEHYVSILSFVDKDLLEPGCSVLLNHKVHAVIGVLMDDTDPLVTVMKVEKAPQETYADIGGLDNQIQEIKESVELPLTHPEYYEEMGIKPPKGVILYGPPGTGKTLLAKAVANQTSATFLRVVGSELIQKYLGDGPKLVRELFRVAEEHAPSIVFIDEIDAIGTKRYDSNSGGEREIQRTMLELLNQLDGFDSRGDVKVIMATNRIETLDPALIRPGRIDRKIEFPLPDEKTKKRIFQIHTSRMTLADDVTLDDLIMAKDDLSGADIKAICTEAGLMALRERRMKVTNEDFKKSKENVLYKKQEGTPEGLYL, encoded by the exons ATG ggTCAAAGTCAGAGTGGTGGTCATGGTCCTGGAGGTGGCAAGAAGGATGACAAG gataagaaaaaaaaatatgaacctCCTGTACCAACCAGAgtggggaaaaagaagaagaaaacaaagggaccagatgctgccagcaaactcccactGG tgACACCTCACACTCAATGCCGCTTGAAATTACTGAAGTTAGAAAGAATTAAAGATTATCTTCTCATGGAAGAAGAATTCATTAGAAATCAAGAACAAATGAAACCATTAGAAGAAAAGCAAGAG GAGGAAAGATCAAAGGTGGATGATCTGAGGGGGACCCCAATGTCAGTAGGAACTTTGGAAGAGATCATTGATGACAATCACGCCATCGTGTCCACATCTGTGGGCTCAGAACACTATGTCAGCATCCTTTCATTTGTGGACAAGGATTTGTTGGAACCAGGCTGCTCAGTTCTGCTGAACCACAAA GTGCATGCTGTGATAGGAGTGCTGATGGATGACACAGATCccttggtcacagtgatgaaggTGGAAAAGGCCCCCCAGGAGACCTATGCAGATATTGGGGGATTGGACAACCAAATCCAGGAAATTAAG gaatctgTGGAGCTTCCTCTCACCCACCCTGAATATTATGAAGAGATGGGTATAAAGCCCCCAAAGGGGGTCATTCTCTATGGTCCACCTGGCACAG GTAAAACCTTGTTAGCCAAAGCCGTAGCAAACCAAACCTCGGCCACTTTCTTAAGAGTGGTTGGCTCTGAACTTATTCAAAAGTACCTAGGTGACGGTCCCAAACTTGTGCGGGAATTGTTTCGAGTTGCTGAAGAACATGCACCATCCATTGTGTTCATTGATGAAATCGATGCCATTGGGACCAAAAG ATACGATTCAAATTCTGGAGGCGAAAGAGAGATTCAGCGGACAATGTTGGAATTGTTGAACCAGTTGGATGGATTTGATTCAAGAGGAGACGTGAAAGTTATCATGGCCACAAACCGAATAGAAACTCTGGATCCAGCACTTATCAGACCAG GTCGCATCGACAGAAAGATTGAGTTCCCCCTGCCTGATGAAAAGACTAAGAAGCGCATCTTTCAGATTCACACAAGCCGGATGACACTGGCCGATGATGTAACCCTGGACGATTTAATTATGGCAAAGGACGACCTCTCTGGTGCTGACATCAAG GCAATCTGTACAGAAGCTGGTCTGATGGCCTTGAGAGAACGTAGAATGAAAGTAACAAATGAAGACttcaaaaaatctaaagaaaatgttctttataaaaaaCAAGAAGGCACCCCTGAGGGCCTCTATCTCTAG
- the Psmc1 gene encoding 26S proteasome regulatory subunit 4 isoform X1 has translation MEEEFIRNQEQMKPLEEKQEEERSKVDDLRGTPMSVGTLEEIIDDNHAIVSTSVGSEHYVSILSFVDKDLLEPGCSVLLNHKVHAVIGVLMDDTDPLVTVMKVEKAPQETYADIGGLDNQIQEIKESVELPLTHPEYYEEMGIKPPKGVILYGPPGTGKTLLAKAVANQTSATFLRVVGSELIQKYLGDGPKLVRELFRVAEEHAPSIVFIDEIDAIGTKRYDSNSGGEREIQRTMLELLNQLDGFDSRGDVKVIMATNRIETLDPALIRPGRIDRKIEFPLPDEKTKKRIFQIHTSRMTLADDVTLDDLIMAKDDLSGADIKAICTEAGLMALRERRMKVTNEDFKKSKENVLYKKQEGTPEGLYL, from the exons ATGGAAGAAGAATTCATTAGAAATCAAGAACAAATGAAACCATTAGAAGAAAAGCAAGAG GAGGAAAGATCAAAGGTGGATGATCTGAGGGGGACCCCAATGTCAGTAGGAACTTTGGAAGAGATCATTGATGACAATCACGCCATCGTGTCCACATCTGTGGGCTCAGAACACTATGTCAGCATCCTTTCATTTGTGGACAAGGATTTGTTGGAACCAGGCTGCTCAGTTCTGCTGAACCACAAA GTGCATGCTGTGATAGGAGTGCTGATGGATGACACAGATCccttggtcacagtgatgaaggTGGAAAAGGCCCCCCAGGAGACCTATGCAGATATTGGGGGATTGGACAACCAAATCCAGGAAATTAAG gaatctgTGGAGCTTCCTCTCACCCACCCTGAATATTATGAAGAGATGGGTATAAAGCCCCCAAAGGGGGTCATTCTCTATGGTCCACCTGGCACAG GTAAAACCTTGTTAGCCAAAGCCGTAGCAAACCAAACCTCGGCCACTTTCTTAAGAGTGGTTGGCTCTGAACTTATTCAAAAGTACCTAGGTGACGGTCCCAAACTTGTGCGGGAATTGTTTCGAGTTGCTGAAGAACATGCACCATCCATTGTGTTCATTGATGAAATCGATGCCATTGGGACCAAAAG ATACGATTCAAATTCTGGAGGCGAAAGAGAGATTCAGCGGACAATGTTGGAATTGTTGAACCAGTTGGATGGATTTGATTCAAGAGGAGACGTGAAAGTTATCATGGCCACAAACCGAATAGAAACTCTGGATCCAGCACTTATCAGACCAG GTCGCATCGACAGAAAGATTGAGTTCCCCCTGCCTGATGAAAAGACTAAGAAGCGCATCTTTCAGATTCACACAAGCCGGATGACACTGGCCGATGATGTAACCCTGGACGATTTAATTATGGCAAAGGACGACCTCTCTGGTGCTGACATCAAG GCAATCTGTACAGAAGCTGGTCTGATGGCCTTGAGAGAACGTAGAATGAAAGTAACAAATGAAGACttcaaaaaatctaaagaaaatgttctttataaaaaaCAAGAAGGCACCCCTGAGGGCCTCTATCTCTAG